The genomic region gcatatttatttttggtcgACATCATCCACATTGTTTGTGAATATCTGAGCATTTCAGTCACTGGAGAGGCAAGCTTGACctctggggagaggaagggggaaaTTCAGGcttttgaaaatgaaactgaCTTTAGCACCTCATTCctacctttctctccttcctaGGAAAATACCACAAGCACTCAAAAAGGAAATGAACCATGTTCATGGAGAAACAGTTggcatatttaaattttcttaaaaaaaaaacaaaccccataCCCTACCCTTGGCCTCCAGAGAGAAATGGCCTCAAAAATGGAGCTACATCCAACAGTCCTGCAGGTCAGAAAACAAGCCCCATCTCACCAGGCCACTTCATTTGTTGCTGTTCTTCGGTTGCCAAGTCGtgttgcaaccccgtggactgcagcctgccaggctccccatccttcaccatctcccagagtttgctcaatccatgctcattgagttggtgatgctatctaaccatctcatcctctgccacccccttctcctcctgccttcaatctttcccagcatcagagtgtttttcAATGAATTGACTCgttgcatccagtggccaaagtatgggagcttcagcttcagcatcagtccttccaatgaataaccaGGGCTGATTTCTAGGATTATTCCTGAAGCTTGATACCACTGCAATCCCCCAGACTCTGAAGACCCAGACTACTACCCATACCCTATTACCCTCTCTCCCAACCCCTAGAGCAAGATGGGCAAAGTTTTTGtgtaaaggaccagatagtaaaCACTTGTGAGTCATACAGTCTCTGCCACAACTGTTAAATTCTGCCTTGATAGCAGCATAGGAGCAGCCATCCAGGTTGTGAAAACAGAAAGATGTGTCTGTGTTctcataggggcttccctgtgactcagacatcaaaggatctgcctgcaatgcaggagacacccgtatgattcctgggtcaggaagatcctttgaagtcgctcagtcgtgcctgactctttttgtgaccccgtggacagtagcctgcaccaaactcctccgtccatggggttttctaggcaagagtactggagtgggttgccatttccttctccaggggatcttcccaacccagggaacgagcctaggtctcccgcattgtagacaggcgctttaccatctgagccacgctTGCATGCCTTTATGGAGGATTCTTTagggaaggaaacggcaacaactccagcattcttgcctggagaattccatggatatttTGTGTTCCATACGACTTCATGGACACATATTAGAAGTTCATATGTTATTCACATGTCAAAAATTATTCTTcttgtgctgtttttttttttttttcttccaaccatttcaaaatgtaaaacctCTTAACTTATGGGCCATACTGAAACAGATGGTGGATCACACAATTACCTTCAAGTGGATTGTCTTAAACTAATCTCTCTCTTTATGCCTCCAAATTCCAGCTGCAGTATTTGTACCATTTCCCtttattgtttagtcattcagtcacgtctgaaTTGGACAtgattatagccctccaggctcctctgtccatgggattctccaggcgagaatactagagagggttgccatgccctcctacaggaaatcttcccaaatcagggctcaaacccacatctgcattggcaggcaggttctttaccactgagccaccgaggaagccatGTGTTCTCCCTaccttgccggggtccagcctcggcaggatccagggggcaccctcaggatgaacagcatcggcgagagaaggagagaagacacatgagacccgccttgatagggccaagcctgcgagggggagagagagaaagagagagagagagagagagaatgaccagatgggggtgtttgcagggtctggcagtgtctggcaatgctttattttttaccacagcttttataccctaagttagtacatttctaaggggaagatagtttaacattacgtcagcttgtccttcacaaaaccagagtgttttctgcatacttctttgtttatgagggtcttgtatattatcttctggccttagggcctattaacattttatgcaggtcaggtgaatgtaaacctattttctgtttctatggtgaccttaactgaaaggtagcagtctcacagggcaacagtacagagtagaagtataaccttgttaaaacaaaaattaatccttctgcagaagttgtcagttgcgtttatctaagaagtttaccccacactgactctgtggcttcagtgaggcagcctctgcctagcactcctgactgcaattaacaaccatctcattgttaccacactagagTGGTATTTCTCTGggctcttatttctctagatctttagcTATATTAACAGTGGTTTCTGTAACACAaacttagcacattaagagcaaaaacacagcaagcaaacgtcaacccaataaccacctttagaatttttcttatgtttcctaATAGGACTTCCTCACTCcccgaagggctctatgtctactagggcctttatatgatcaggttctttatgctattttatgattagggtattaatataagcaatcatgcatattagtaccaagggcataaatgcatttgccaaacaaactaaaataccagcaaagcagtttaaattaaaacactcctttcaccctggataatctcataaaataccaccccctgggaaacttattgattaaagttctaaattgattcttatttgggaggAGATCGGGGAAgtttctgcctgtgtcacagaaattagggagtagtctattgaggcaggcatcagaaagacagatatcatctttaaggtgagcgccgggggcagcttttcgaaacccctgaagacccgatccgccttgcccgtcaggctTTCtccctcgtgaccttgtcatgggcgGGATCTCGTGTGCCGGCTCCGGCACTACCCTTCACCAATACTCTTTTCACAATCTCTTTAGCAGTATTTCCTGAACTCTGCCCCTTGTCTTTACTTCAAGGTCAATACTTTGTCCTAGATTGTGTAAACACTTTTCTTATCTAACTTAGTGGCCTCTGTAAAGCTCCAGTCAACTTTGGAACATGCCCTCAGATCAGTTATCAATGTTGTtgcttaaaatgtttctttttggggaaaaaaaagattttgtttagggacagtccggtggttaagactccactttccactgcagggggtgtgaattccacccctggtcagggaactaagatcctgcaggctgagcgatacagcaaaaaaaaatatatgtgtgtgtgtgtgtgtgtgtgtgtgtgtgtgtgtgtgtatgtattttaaaaagggatttcctggtggtccagtcttaagacttcaccttccaaaaataaaaaatttttaaaaaaaagacttcaccttccaatgcacacggtgcaggttcaatcccaggtcaggggcCTAATACCCCTCTTGCctcggggccaaaaaaccaaaacataaaacgaaaaaaagaaaaagaaaatagaagaaatattgtaacaaattcaatgaagactttaaatatggtccacatcaaaacacCTTTGTAAAAAGATTGTCACTTAACCTTTAAGGTCCTTCATAATCTGACTCAAATCCTTTTGTTTTAGAATATAACTTTcaagtttacattttttttttgactttacaTTTTCAAGTACAATTTTCCCaggcaatttaaaacaaaacaaaccaaaaaatcaaaaataagtgAGGGGTCAAATCTGGCCCAGCAGTGGACCATGTACAGATATCCGTGCTATGGCACCCCCTAGTGATGACCACTTTGCTTTCCTGTACCTTGCTCTTTATAGtttaagttatagtttttccagaaaTCATGTAGGGATGAGAGAGCTGGGCcgtaaacaaagctgagcacctaagaatggatgctttcgaattgtggtgctggagaagactcttgagagtcccttggacagcaaagagatcaaaccagtcaatcttaaaggaaatcaaccctgaatattcatcagaaggactgatgtggaaactaaagctccaatactttggccacctgatgcaaaaagtggactcattggaaaagaccctgatgctgggaaagattgagggtaggaggagaagggggtgacagatggtTGCATGACATCACAAACtgaatggacacaaatttgagcaaacaccaggagataatgccggacagaggagcctggtgtgctgcaatctatggggtcgtaaagagtgggacacgacttaggggatgaacaacagcagcaaatatGTTGCTCTGGGGGCTCAGATCCCTGCCTCACTTTCTGTGCCCACAGCCTCCTTCCCGATTCTCCCTGGCCATAGGTTGGCAGGGGTTCCACAAGCCGAGATGTGGAACCAGAGCCATCCTCAGCTAGAAGCATTCATTTAgttgagtaaaataaaaatgcttctgAAACCTCACATGGTTCATTAACCCATTGatcctctcttctctcctcaggATTGGTTCAAGAATCATAGAGTGAAATTCAAGAAAGCCAAAGACGAGGATTTCCCATCAGAACAGTGAGAAGTTCAACAGTGATTCTCTGAGGTCATGGTCAATATTGGCTCTGCCAAGGAGAACGTGGCTGCACCTCCAAGGTCCTCTCTGGTGCCTCCCTTGAATCCCTAGTTCCTACAGATCCTCAGATACCTTCCTTCCAGCTCAGCATACGGCCTGCCCTGAAGGATCTCATAGACCATTCTCTGGGCCACAAAATGGTCCATTTTGGCTGCTGCCAAGACCCGAATATATACTGCCTCTATCCCATTGTGGAATCCTGAGCTGTCTCTACAAACCTCAATTCTAACTATTTGGGctctttttttttgccacaaaGCTCTAAGAGAAGCTAGGCCCAGAAAGTCACATGTTATGATTTGTCATGATTCtgatcccaagctggaatcaagattgcttggaggagtatcaacaacctcggatatgcagatgacaccaccctt from Muntiacus reevesi chromosome 2, mMunRee1.1, whole genome shotgun sequence harbors:
- the DPRX gene encoding LOW QUALITY PROTEIN: divergent paired-related homeobox (The sequence of the model RefSeq protein was modified relative to this genomic sequence to represent the inferred CDS: deleted 1 base in 1 codon; substituted 1 base at 1 genomic stop codon), with product MSDPDDTSEGKYHKHSKRKXTMFMEKQLAYLNFLKKKQTPYPTLGLQREMASKMELHPTVLQPPSRFSLAIVPTDPQIPSFQLSIRPALKDLIDHSLGHKMVHFGCCQDPNIYCLYPIVES